The following DNA comes from Camelina sativa cultivar DH55 chromosome 14, Cs, whole genome shotgun sequence.
ATGAGCTCGGAGTCGGGAAAATCAATGAAAGAAGTGTCCATTTCactaaagaaaatgataaaatcatcttcttctgatatCCATGTCTTGAACTCACAATCTGCCTGCAAAGCTCTTTCTACTTTACTAAAATCAGGCATCTTGAACGATGTTGAGCCTCTTCAAATGATTTCACTGCTGACAACAGTCTCCCTGCTCATAGATATTGTTAATTTAACCGAAAAAATCTCAGAATCCGTACATGAGCTTGCATACGCTGCAAGATTTAAGAACATGATGAGGCCGACAGTATACTCGGATTCCGGAAGCATTGTCCGTGCCATGCCAATAGAATCTCATGCAGGTGATCATGTTGTCACAGTTTTGCATGATGTTGATACATCAAGCAATAATGTTGATAATTCGCTTGGTGAGAGTTCACAGAACTCATGTCATCACGTCGCCATAaagattgttgatgatgatcatTCAAACCATGAAGATGGTGAAATACATATACATACGAGTTTGTTAGAAGATGTGAAAAGGAATGACCGTCTTCACTGAGTAATTCGATCCTCAAGGATCAGGAGCAGTGTTTTGTACCCGCAAGATTATAGAAGTGAGTGAGACCAGCGGTAAATAAAGTATACgggaattttaaatttgaagttttgagaCTAATTAAAAGTTACAAATACAATTCCATCCTTCGAGTATTTTTGAACTATTGGTCACATTAATGAagtattggtttttgtttacgttgcgtttattttttttctaaaaatatatatatatatatctaaactgAATTCAGAATAAAAGTTGGCATGGTTTTACTTTCGGGTGATTGAGAGAGCGATCCCTAACATAGACCGCCAAATGTATCTAGAGATAATCTTTAAAGACGAGgatctgaagaagatgattttagTGATCTgtatttttcgattttggtgaCCGTACTGTAATTTGCAATAGACTTAGTTGTTTAACGAAATTATGCATGTatgaaaaaatttaattataggTGCAGTCTGcaatactaataaaaatgttCAGGTGACAAAAGTCAAACTTTCATACTTACGATAAAGtaacaaacttttttaaaaaaatcaggtTCAGTGCGTTAAAGATAAGGTGGAAATCATATTTGTAGgttagcaaataaaaaaaagtattaaaacaaaaaaatacaaaaatatatatttatcggttagatttatatataaataaaaaggggCCTTGTACGATTGGGGTAATGAATTCCGTACGTTGATGCCAACTTGGCGATGCCAAGGCTATAGGCTGAGTGTGACCCGGTGCAAAAAGCCACCATCTGCTCTGCTGCTGCTATCTACTTCCGCGTTTTAACCATTACCTTTTcctttaataatatttatttacaaatccATTGATCGTGTCTCTCTGCTgcgaaaaaaaaatctcacatcaaattttactatttaataacaaaaagaaatcttgtaaactatatgtcggttttcgtattaaaaaaaaaattgtggataTGCCGATACGgtgtatattaaaaagaaaagattaaataaTACTACCAAAGGTAGGTCTAAAAATGGGTGAAAGTAACATATGTGAGTGAGCAAATGGACGGATGTTTTACTAACTTGGAATGAGAGAAACGATGGAATAAATGACAAATTgattagtcttttttttctttggagtTTGTTGTATTGGTAATGTCAATAACGTAAACTATTAGAGtgtttatttcattattatttgttactcactaaacaaaaaaacgttATAATATTTGATAACACGTTTGAATTAAATAGTACTATGAATAATCTTCACtgaattttataaacaaagacTATAATTTGtggattgagtttttttttcctgtcaaatgaagaaaaaaaatgaaagagttGTGAATTACgaaattttatgaatttaataaTGATTACAAAGTACAGGTAgcaacttttaaaaattgttagaaatcAAATGTTGGATAgcactatttattttttttatataaagattttttttttgtcgtgaaAATTTTATAGGCagttttgcaaataaattaaatattgaaacatAAAGCAATTTACTGATAGTCGCTTTTAAATACCGGATTAATTAAAATCAGCACCAAAGTAGAATTTGGTTACGTAAGTAGTCTCTGCCTCTAATTAAATGTATTATACTCTGtctctaattaataatttttctcattttcaattTCTTTAACTATCAACGTTCGAAGTACAACGCaccactatttttatttttgataataaaataaaatttcacgAGTCCGAAACAGGACACGTTAATGCTCTTTATAAATAACGTCGATCCATATGCTCAAAACAACAAGTGATCgttctacttcttcttcctctctttctgaAACTTATCAGAGAGTTGAGTGATCATTCAAAAAAGGTGTGATggagaaagtgagagagatagtGAGAGAAGGGAGGCGAGTAGGGAATGAAGATCCGAGAAGAGTAGTTCATGCTTTCAAAGTGGGACTTGCTCTTGCGTTTGTCTCTTCCTTTTATTATTACCAACCTCTCTACGATAACTTCGGTGTCAATGCAATGTGGGCTGTCATGACCGTAGTTGTCGTTTTTGAATTCTCTGTAGGTCAGTATCGGTCATGTGATCAGAATCAGCCACTTTCTAATATTTGAACATGTCTAATATCAAAGGGATATAATCTTAgctataatatttaaaatggtTCTCTAACTCTTGGTTTGGTGGGTGTTTTAGGGGCTACGCTTGGGAAAGGAATTAATAGAGCAGTGGCAACATTAGTAGCAGGAGGACTAGGGATTGGAGCGCATCACCTAGCAAGTTTGTCAGGTCCAACAGTAGAACCCATTCTTCTCGCCATCTTTGTTTTTATCCAAGGTAACCCTATATTATTTTTGCTACATGAGAGTCTAGTAACATGCATATATGCCTGCCTATATTTATCTCGAAGAAGAGTACACTAAcgttaatatatgtatatgtgcaGCTGCATTGTCGACGTTCGTGAGGTTCTTCCCGCGGGTGAAGGCAAGATATGATTATGGGGTATTGATATTCATATTGACGTTCGCACTGATATCAGTGTCGGGGTTTAGAGAGGACGAGATATTGGATTTGGCACATAAGAGACTATCGACAGTGATGATGGGAGGAGTTAGTTGCGTACTTATCTCTATCTTTGTCTGCCCTGTCTGGGCAGGACAAGACCTTCATTCTCTTCTTGCCTCCAACTTTGACACACTTGCCCACTTCCTTCAaggtttgtctttttctttgaaattatttctcatgtatatatatattctcattgAGTTATGAATTAAAAAGTGGAAATTTGGCAGAATTTGGAGACGAATATTTTGAAGCGACAGAGGATGGGGACATCAAAGAGGtggagaagaggagaaggaatCTTGAGAGATATAAAAGTGTTCTCAACTCAAAAAGCAATGAAGAAGCGTTGGTGGGTTCACTTCTATAATTTTACCCTTTCTGTACTAACTTGGACTGGATTTTTGTAATtgatatttgttaattttgtgtgGTCAGGCTAATTTCGCAAAATGGGAACCACGTCACAGTGTATTTAGATTTAGGCATCCATGGAAACAGTACCTTGCTGTGGGTGCATTACTCCGGCAATGTGCTTACCGGATTGATGCCTTGAATTCATACATCAACTCAGATATGCAGGTATATTACTTTTGATCTTTATACTTTGTTAGggattttaaattaatataatacatgaaaaagagCAAAACAATCTAAACAGAATACTTTTACATGCATGTAAATATAAACTACACATACTGGAATAATATGGTCTTTCTaaccctttgtttttttttgtctattagATCCCAATGGACgtgaaaaaaaagttagaagaacCATTAAGAAGAATGAGCTCGGAGTCGGGGAAGTCAATGAAAGAAATGTCCATTTCattaaagaaaatgacaaaCTCATATACATCGGATATCCATGTAGTAAACTCACAATCTGCTTGCAAAACTCTTTCCACTTTACTTAAGTCAGGCATCTTAAACGATGTTGAGCCTCTTCAAATGATCTCATTGATGACTACAGTCTCTCTGCTCATTGACATTGTTAATTTAACGGAAAAGATCTCAGAATCCGTGCATGAGCTTGCATCCGCAGCTAAATTTAAGAACAAGATGAAGTCGTCGTCCAAGTCGGATGCCGGAAGCACTACTAGTGCCGTGCCAATCAAATCTTATGAAGGTGATagtgatgatcatcatcatgttgTTACGATTTTAGGTGATGTTGTTACATCAAACAATGAGGGTCAATCGCATGGGGAGAGTTCAGTGGATTCCTGTCATCATGTCGCCATAGAGATTAACGATGATGATTCGATCCATGACAAACATGAAGAAGATAGTAATATACATGTACAGACGAGTCGTGTATCATGTGGGCACACTAATGCTAGTGATCTTCTAAACAGTGGtgatataaagaaaataataatataactaactatttaaatttattataggATTTAAGGGTGGCGAGCAGGGGACTaatcatatgtataataaataaagttCCTTTCGAACAAGATTTTTTTTCGATCCAACCTGATTCGATTCGACCAtgtattctctctgtttttctttcccAACCAAGTTATGTATTACATGTACTTTTTATTTAACTTGAATAGTGGAAAGTTATCTGCAGAAACATTGCACCGATGTTCTTAGATTACCACATGAATTGATGTTCTCCCATGAACTAACGTAAtagataatttaataaatatttataataaaaccaatttatataaatcataaaagaaggttattataaataaaattaaaaaaatatatttcttgacaccttactatatatttaagaaGTATGCTGATAACATTTGTAAAAACAATTCTGatatacaaaacaatatataaaggaATATGCAGGATGTGTGTATCATTTTTCACTAGTATTAGTATGTGTATTCCTCTCCTTTTTTgcttttggaaaagaaaagaaaaaaaagccaaGAGTTACAAATTCAtgtttctcattctctttttttttggggaaatttCATATGTTTCTCATTAACCTATAAAAATAACGAAGAATTaatctcttctcctctttacATCGGGGATTTGTTCGCAAAATGGTTAGGGTTAGTgttaaaatcaagaaattaGAATTCTAAGAGAATATAGGATGAGGAAAACACATATAAATGACATGCGTTATGTTTTCGAAAACTTGAAAATTGATTGATAAATGTTATATTGCGAGATGTCATTATTACCCCTAGGAAAATGTGAGCGAAGGTGCCCATGTTATCGTAAGCTCACGGGCTCTCGTGCTCGTTTGTCTATTAGCCCTTTTTATGTCTCCAattgctttttttcttcaaaactcTTGAACTCAATGGGGCGCAAATTAAAGTGGAGGGTAAGTTAATAATAAGGTAATTAGGTATTTGTCTCCATCATTCAACCTTACCTTTTgttttaaactctaatttttGTAAGAAGATCCGTGTAATTCCATTCGCTGAGTATACGTCTCTGTTGCAccaattctatatatatatatatatatatgtgtgtctctaaatttttctatatttcataTCATGGTAATCAATTATGATGATCCAGATCCAACGATTTAGtccatatataaatatgtataccTAATCGACTTGATAGAAAAATCACACCAGGCATGGTAATCATCAATTATGATGATCTTGAAACCTGAAGGAAGTCTTTAGACTAATTGTTTACATATTTAAACTGATTGATTTGCCTAGTTACTGAGTTTGACACCACCAAACCTCTTTGATCGTCCTAGTTCGAGTCTACTTTAAGTCATGTTTCCTCTGTCACTTCGTTATTTTAAACATTACCAATATGTAATTTTGCATATGATGATTATTTAGAGTTTATATTCATTAAAAGGACTACAATTAGGAGCATCTATCAAAACATTCGGGTAACACACAATACACCGCTAAGACTAAGatgatatacaaaattaaacaacagTCAAAGCAGTCATTGGATTCCAATGGTGTGTCACACATTGTAGAAGCTACAgttaaaacacttttaatagataacttCGCTTATCATGAGTGCTCCACTTACGTATCAAAAACTCTCAAGATGCACCGTGCACCCTATAGACTTTCTGCAATTGATTATATCAATTTAATACTTTAGTTTAATCAAgtaaatctttttatatattttaaggaCGTTCCAGATTAAACGAACCATTTagaccccaaaaaaataaaagtctatTGATAACGACTTTAGTGCGTTATGcgtcaaattgaaaaaaaattatactttctAAAGTCGTCAAATGATATGATATGAACCGTACATTTAAAGTGGGAAAAGGTACACAATTAAACATTTGTGCCCAACATTAAAACGCATTTAAAATTCtttcgttttgtttctttgactttCGTATTCGTTTTCacacaataaaaaatatatatatcactgtTATATTATCTTActatttttatcttcttcttttgttaattgTTGGTAAACTACTACTATTCTAGATTATTCCATTAGATTGGCTTTCTAACATTAGCTAGGTGGAGTAGCATTTGACTATTCTTAATTTTGTCAACAACAGTACGTCTGCTTAAATTGATATAGTGATACATCAACGAGAACAATAACAATTTACTAATGACAACATAACAATCTTCTCTTCCTTCcgttttaaattaaatatcatcttaaaatataaattttgctTTTGGTTAAATGTTGTTCCCACTGTTTTAATGTGTTGCCCAataagaaaatttgtaaaatatataaaaatttattttaatatgttttcagtTTAAGACGGAAGGAATAATAGCGCATCTGATAAATTATAGTATAGAGTTAGCTTTGAAACCACCCCTTCATATACCTATATTTTTAGTCTGAGTGTCTGATCAACTGCATGGTAGTTTTTCGTTCTTTGTAATTTTAGAAAGTTTGTATTGAAAGCAAAATAACcaactcaaaagttttcatgtCAAAATACATTATAGGAACCGAAAATGAATACCAACAATTACAACTTATGAAATTACAATCACACACATTTAAGCCAAATAAGTTAACTTTTCCAATGGTTGCCAAAATGCCGACCACTGCGCCTTACAGCTCGTCCTACACGAAAATTCAGAATCATACCAATTTACAATTTtagaacaattaagatgtgacTCAGTAGTACTAAAATGATGCATAAACCATTTCTTTAAAGTGGGTGCGATAGAAAAAACCACTTACATGGTAATCATCCATGTAATCACGTGGATTGGGCTGcaagacaaaacaaaccaatacaTTTCAAACATACTCATTCACTTTttccccacaaaaaaaaaaacaaggttaAGAAAGAGCAAAACTATAACTGATTTGGTCTCAGTATGTACTTACACGTTTGTAACGCCTCCTCCTGTCTCCATACCGGTGGTCCCTTTCCTTCCTTCTACGCTCTCCTTCTTCCCGTGCTTTTCTAGCTTCCTGTAAACGTCAATTGGTATGGCCATGCTTGTAACTAAGATGTACAGATAAGATTTGGAAAGGAAACAAGATGTGGTTTGTAAACTACGAACCTCATCCTCtctagcttttctttctttctcagctTCCGCAAATAACTCCTTCTCAGACTGGTGTGCATGGGAAAAGTATATAGCATATCAAATTACTTACCAAGACATTTTCGTACATAAAACCACGAGgaagttttcttcttcaattctatccaaaaagaagcaaaaaaatatatcttaaggCTCTGAAATCTACCTCCCTGTGCTGGTCAAAATAGTCGTCCACGATGCCTCTTGCATATTGCGGGTCATCGCAGATCAAGATATTGTCAAAGATAGAACCAGCCTTCACCTGCAGTATTAACATCAATGTCTTCATCCAGTTACACTATATAAACTGGTTCTCTCGTCTATATATGTTAACTTTAACTAGTTGGCAGTGACTACTATATACAATGTCTAGTGATGGAGTGATTATAAAAGTTAACTGgatataattcaaaaaaactCTAGAACTTACCTGCCACACTTCAATGCCTGCATATTTAATAGGCTTCAGAACATAAAGATCTGGATCATCTTCAAATTCTGTGAAAAACCAAGAAGCTCAACCTTAGTATTTACGAAAATCATAAATCCATCCTAAAACGCAGTTAAATAGACAGAAACATGCCTGGGTTATCTATCCATTGGGTCTTCCATTTTCCCTTGTAGTTTGGGTTTTTGATCCTCTGTCGGAAAgtaatattttgagaaaatgtCAAATGGTGTAGAAGAATACTTGGTAATCTATATAACTATTGATGACTGTCAAATAATAACCTTTGCTTTCCAAGGACCTTTGTAAGCAGGATTTGGGATCTTAGGGGGTTCCCAGAGACCGTTTTCTTCCTCGTCCCAGTCTTCAGGCTAAACAAGTAGAGAGAGATATCAGACATAAAGCTTAACTCTATCACAAACAGACAAACTAATGAGTTCCAAAAAAAAGGGACATAATTTCAGAATTTGCAGTGATAGAAGACGTAGAAAGAATGATGGATGCTTGAgactaacaacaaaacaaccagTTAAAGAATCCAATTTAACAGTAACATACCTCTTTAGCTTTACGATCTGGAATTTCACGCGGAATAGAATCATAACCCTggttacaaaagaaagaaagaactgaGTGCCTTGAATCAAACTAAGAATTAACAGCATGGGAACTGAGTAGGTTCCTTTTAATACAAATAGTCATTTCTATACTGCTACGCAAGTTACCTCGGGTTTGACATCGTTGGGGTCATCGATATATTCTCTATCATCCCAGTCCTCTGGCTGCAAAAACAGATCGGTAAAATCTATCAAGGTGAAAGCGAAAGGAATTTAGTGTAACTGCATATCTTGATCTTGCTAGGAAGATAAAGATCAAAATCGTAATCCATTTTTCTTGTCAGGAAAAGGCTATCCAATCTTGCAAATGTTTGGTTTAGCAATTCAAATTGCATAAAGAAAGACTCTTGGAAACCTTACAAGCACCTTACCTTCTTTGCATTCTTGACTTTTATCTTCCTTGGAGGAAGGATGTCCCAGTCTGTGTACATACTGCCaaattctctctctttattatcGACCAGAACGCTGTAAGAAGCATCAGGCCGCAgaataaatgtgtaaaaatgatttaatttgtCTGTTTCACATTGCAAATCCTTTTTAATCGGATAATTTTGTCCCTGATACGAAAGAATAACATGAAGTTTCTTTGTCTGCGTTCCGCATATATCTGGTCCAAACATTAGACTGCATAGAAAAAGTAATGAACAGTTTAATGATGAATCCCCAGAGAAAAAGCATGAGCATTAGTTCACGGAATCCAAAAACATTTCCACCTTTTCTTGGAATCAACTAAATCAACAACTTCGTCATTGTTCTTCCTACTATAGTCTCATAAACGACGACATAACTAAATCTAGGCAACTTGACTAAGGCATCAAAGTATAAGGCACAAGATTACCTGTAAGGAGTATCACCACCAAACTGCTTCTGGTTAACATAGCCAGAGAGGAGCTTGATGTAAGCGCCACCACATTCTATGTCTTGTTCAATCTTGACTGAGTACTGGACAACAAGAGTCCGGTTTTTGTTGCTAAACTCAGGAATCTTTGCAGAAATTGCATAATGCTTGGCATCATTATAGGTCTGGATACCTAAACACATGAAGAAAGATCGAACAAAAAATTCCTaagtttaaccaaaaaaaaaaagattctatttttgttcatGTTAATTTCAAAGATCGAAAGCCAGTACACCTAAAGAACTCCACGTTACAAGAGAGCCCAAGATCTACACACAATCTGCTGCTGACAATaacaaatcaaagaactaaaaaAGTTCCTTTAATTTTAACCAAATGAAGATTTTAAATCCCTCAAGTTAACTTCAGAGAATCGAAAGCCAGTATGCTTAATAACTACATATCCTAGTTCACATAACAAAAGAGCTAAAGATCTATACAAAACACGCTGCTGACAAAGAACATATCAAAGAAGAAAGACACTGCAGCATAACAAAGATCACAGGGCAACGCATGAAATCACAGAAAACGGAGACTAAGATTCTCTTATTCTGTAGATGGTAAGAAATCCACTTAgcattgcaaaaaaaaaaaaaaaaaaaNTGTTGCTAAACTCAGGAATCTTTGCAGAAATTGCATAATGCTTGGCATCATTATAGGTCTGAATACCTAAACACATGAAGAAAGATCGAACAAAAAAATTCCTcagtttaaccaaaaaaaaggattctatttttgttcatGTTAAATTCAAAGATCGAAAGCCAGTACACCTAAAGAACTCCACGTTACAAGAGAGCTCAAGATCTACACACAATCTGCTGCTGACAATAGCaaatcaaagaactaaaaaAGTTCCTTAAGTGTAACCAAATGAAGATCCTAATATCCCTCAAGTTAACTTCAGAGAATCGAAAGCCAGTACGCTTAATAACTACATATATCCTAGttcacataacaaaaaaaaagctaaagatCTATACAAAACAAGCTGCTGACAAGAACATATCAAAGAAGAAAGACACTGCAGCATAACAAAGATCACAGGGCAACGCATGAAATCACAGAGAACGGAGACTAAGATTCTCTTATTCTGCAGATGGTAAGAAATCCACTTAGCATTGCAAAAAAACCAAGTGAAGCCCTTAACGCCAAAAAGATAAGAGTTCTGAAATTACATATCAAGGGTGGGCAAAAAGGAGATGTATACCTTTATTGTCAGGATCGCCGGGCCATTTGCCGGCAGTGTGCTTAAAGGTTCCAGCTTTGCCTTCGTTTCTTTTCCAATCAGACAAGACCCACCTGCTTTTCCATCCACCTAAAAACACAATCTGACTAAGTTAATTACATAAATCTATAAATAgaaacccaaacaaaaagagaaagaatctAGAACCATATAATCGTTATACTACCAGAAAAGTAAAATCCTAAAATAGAAGATTCTAGTTGAGTGATAGATTCTATCCTTAACAAGTCAAATTACTACTTATTCTGATCATATATagcaacaaaattcaaaaacttttAACACAAATCGATGTTTCGTAATCCGGAAAA
Coding sequences within:
- the LOC104739432 gene encoding calreticulin-3, giving the protein MVLPQKKLCSFSIFLFFLLSIAPLAFSEIFLEEHFEGGWKSRWVLSDWKRNEGKAGTFKHTAGKWPGDPDNKGIQTYNDAKHYAISAKIPEFSNKNRTLVVQYSVKIEQDIECGGAYIKLLSGYVNQKQFGGDTPYSLMFGPDICGTQTKKLHVILSYQGQNYPIKKDLQCETDKLNHFYTFILRPDASYSVLVDNKEREFGSMYTDWDILPPRKIKVKNAKKPEDWDDREYIDDPNDVKPEGYDSIPREIPDRKAKEPEDWDEEENGLWEPPKIPNPAYKGPWKAKRIKNPNYKGKWKTQWIDNPEFEDDPDLYVLKPIKYAGIEVWQVKAGSIFDNILICDDPQYARGIVDDYFDQHRESEKELFAEAEKERKAREDEEARKAREEGERRRKERDHRYGDRRRRYKRPNPRDYMDDYHDEL
- the LOC104739431 gene encoding aluminum-activated malate transporter 2, which gives rise to MEKVREIVREGRRVGNEDPRRVVHAFKVGLALAFVSSFYYYQPLYDNFGVNAMWAVMTVVVVFEFSVGATLGKGINRAVATLVAGGLGIGAHHLASLSGPTVEPILLAIFVFIQAALSTFVRFFPRVKARYDYGVLIFILTFALISVSGFREDEILDLAHKRLSTVMMGGVSCVLISIFVCPVWAGQDLHSLLASNFDTLAHFLQEFGDEYFEATEDGDIKEVEKRRRNLERYKSVLNSKSNEEALANFAKWEPRHSVFRFRHPWKQYLAVGALLRQCAYRIDALNSYINSDMQIPMDVKKKLEEPLRRMSSESGKSMKEMSISLKKMTNSYTSDIHVVNSQSACKTLSTLLKSGILNDVEPLQMISLMTTVSLLIDIVNLTEKISESVHELASAAKFKNKMKSSSKSDAGSTTSAVPIKSYEGDSDDHHHVVTILGDVVTSNNEGQSHGESSVDSCHHVAIEINDDDSIHDKHEEDSNIHVQTSRVSCGHTNASDLLNSGDIKKIII